AATAAAAttattaccttatcaaaaaaaaaaaaggatgcttTTGTCTGTGCAATATCCTATGGTCTTTGATCACCCTTTAGTTATAAATATGTTGAACAAGTAGATGTTATCACGTTTTCACAGCAAACTGGCAAAAACAGTATTCTTAGACAAACCTCGAAGATACCATGCAACTGGTGAGTAGTGTAATTGTAGAGGAACAAGGGTAACCCTGGTGTTATTGCCCTCACAGAATCTCTATACCTTGGAGGTAGACCTGCAAAAGAACGATTGGAGTTTAGATGTGATAACAATGGATATACTTCCAGTCATTTTGGTCAGCTACCTAGACTTGAGCACCACATCATTATAAAGGAGCTAACAGTTGCTATTTCTGTAattttgcatcttcttgatgccaaTATCTAATGAAACATCTTACTTCACCCAAAAAAAATGGATACAATTCCAGCATCATATATTTATCAATGACTTCAACTTTCTCTATAGTTTGCTCTATTGGCACAAATTAAATTGTATAAAGTTATAGGTTCTATCAAATTAGGATCTCACTTTTTTTCCTCTCTCCCACAAGTGATTCAAACCCTCATTAGCCACAAACAGTAAAATGTTGAAGCCGCTAAAATGCATAGACTGACAAGTCAAGCAAAGGACACTCGTTCTCTTAAAATGTGGTGTTACTTCAGTTTCCCATTGTTGATCAAGGAGGTTCAACATGCACTTTGTCTATAACCTAATGTATGCAAGACATAAATTCCACACTTTCTTATGCCAAACAAACAAGTCCACTAACTAGAAAGATGATAGAAAAAATACCAAATAGCTGTCGCTTTAAATCTTCCTGCATCGTGTCGTTGTTGCAAACAAATATATACCCACCAAGAACCTCATTCCTGGGCAATGTCTCAGCGGCAGGCAAAGTTTTAAACTTTTTGTCAACAGCATTATTCCCATTGATGCTCTCACTGTTGTTGTTATTGCCATAGCTGCAAGGTTCATTCGTGTGGTTGCTATTGAACTTGCTAAACGACATATTTCCCAAGCTGTTGACATTGGGTTTCGGACAAActgaattgatgttgtaaattCCATTCCTAACCGAACTCTTAGTCATATTATCTGTTATCTTGGTATCAAAATTTAACATGTAGAAGTTTAGGTTTTCCCACTTGTTATCTTCCTGTAAACCAAGATAATCCCTGGACCTACTTTCAGCTGAGCCTTTCGAAAGGTCAAGGTTATTCCTTCGCTCACCCTTGGATCTTATCTGTTCAGCCAATTTTATAGCTGCCGTTGTCCATGTATGATCATCCGATACTTTTGATTGTCCTCGAAGCTCATCCCCAAATTGCCAATAGCTGTGCATACTCTCCATGTTGCAGAATCTGACAATTAAATTTCACACCTCGAGAATCTACATGGATTCATTTTAGCATAACCAAAAATCAGACTAGAAGCATTAATAAGTGACTTCATAAAGTTTCAGGCTATATTCTAAAAATCATATCAATAGGAGTTAAAACCAAGCATGGCATAGTTATGTAGGTATACTTTTTCTTAgtatgtcccaaaaagaatgtcatgCTTccttatttagaaataatttaactttaaactagGAATTTTACCCCTAGTGATTTAGGGCTACACAAATATCTATagcttattttagatcacaagtttcaaaatttAGCTTTCTTTCTTGAATTCTGCGTCTAGACAAACGCCGCCACATAAATAGGGACGGAAGGAGAAACTTTTATTGAACGTACTACTTGAAGTACATTATAGATCAGATAAAATTGACAACAATATCAGCATCAAAGTGTCGATCAATAGGGATGATTAGGAAGTTAGGAACAATAATGGCTTTGCTGAAGATATACAAAATTTGGCAAATAAAGCTGAAAATACACCTTGCAAGCATCAAACAAGGGAAAAGATTAAGCAATCCACtaaatatatacaaaaatgaaATTCAAAAGTCAGTTAATAACACTTGATTTCCCTATCCTGGATTTTAGaactcataaaatttaaatcctggcTCCATTTCCCAAGCATGTCATCAAATAAATCtatttatctaaaaaaaaaaaaaaaagtagagctCACTTGAAATTTGAGTAGCAGATCAACCAAAATATTCTTCAATCACAGTAACCCTAGATTTTGGAATAAATAGCTAAAGCTTAAAGCTACAGAGCAAGAGAGAAATTCACCTTTATCTAACTCACAACAGAAGAGAAGTTAGTACCAGTTCCAGGTGTTTTGAAACTTTACACCTATTACTCTTAACTGGCACGGCCACACTTTTTATttattaactttaaaaaaaaaaattaaatcacaTTCTCTGACATTAGATTTTCAAATTTTATTGAATGATACACCCACGCGCTATGCGTGACGTGGTAGTCAGTTCTGTTGCTTGGTGACTTCTGGATGATAAAAGTAGTAAGACACGCGCTATTGGTGCGAATGTATGTGGTTTTGGAAGTGGGGTCGAACATTGGTGCTGTGCTGGCCATTTTGAACAGGAGATGTACTAATTTATAGGGGCTGTCGGCCGAATAAGAAACATGGGCCACCGATTCCGTACTTGGTTTGGGCCTGTTAAACTGTTCCTGACCCGACCCGATTGAGCCTAAAATGCCACTTTTCCGTGGAGGTCACTTTTTGTTGTTGTATATCTGAACTATtagttgtttgttttttttaccTAAGTTATTATCAATTATTTATTAAAACACACATTGACTAATATCTTATGGTACGTGGTGTACACTAAGTTGCGCGAACTCTTCACTTTTGATGCTGCACCAGTCTCGACACGGGACGGGTGCGGATGCAGGTGCGGGATGCGTCTCAAATACGATCAACCAACTTCGAATACTTTGACCGGGGTCCATGGAAAAATTTGGGGGGAAatttgagattttgatttcttaaaataaaagataaaacaGATTTAAGACATGTGAACTGAtataccttcaatattatagtCCTTTTGTCTCATATTCGTTGCTTCATGTTTCAAGCCAAACAGAgagaaaccaagaattcaaggggtCGTGTTCTTTATAgctctatttttataattttgaattttcttagccGAATCCCCCCACTTGTGTCCATACCTGGATCCGcacccccgaatcttaaaattcaGATTTTGCTAAATCCGACACTCAGATCCTTACTCGTATCAGATACCCGCACCTGAATCCGAGCAACTTAGGGTGTAaattcttttattattattattatttaaaaatgGTGTCAAATGAGATAATTAAAGGaattaattgaaaattaaaataaaataaaagataatggtcaaaaacacatttAAAGTATCACTTTCTTGCGAGTTTCCAGCACCatcagtgttatatcccgtatttttgaacctcggagcatctgatggggtggggcccacataccgagattcttttttggaacatctgaaaagtcatatgaatcacatatgtaaagttaaacacaactcatgaagtacctttggaccaaatcaaagtggaaaccctccaaacgaatatttttaagaaaacgctttcgggtgacctgactttggggggcaaaaactgtattgtaagtttggaatttcgaaaataccttgaaatagaagttgtagataattgaattagctttccatccataggtcgtgggttcccaggtgacgtcggtacaaggagatatgaacgttttaaggtcgaaaggtcagtgggctaggcccaactcgggaccaaccgagttggcccaaaaaaatgaaaaaacaattcaggcccaagtgaggagccattcggccatggtccataaaaaggatccaagcccatggaattaagtcatgtggtcaatgaataaaagaccacttaatcatccaaattccatagaactttcaagagaaagaataggaggaaaaacaagagaaaaacaagaacaaaaagagggcatttcgggtttggccatagaaaaatcacccctcaaaatcttgcctctaaaattattttcttgttgaattcctactaaattaagtgtcctctacaacttggtgtaattgttttggaagaaggagcacttatttcttcaagttgacaacttgttcaagtgaagaagtttgtagaaaaaggtaagaatcaattcctttttcttatgttatgaaggtttgtttatgttgtggtatgtggaaatgagtagaaattatggaaataaggaagtttgcaaagtgggtatgtatatatatatgtagccatgggtgtatatatgttgtatacatatatgagttgaattttatgttgcattctagttgtggttatgatggaaattatattgggaatgaaagttgaatgaattttggttgaagttggaatatagatgattatgtcactttagaataattttgtgatattatggaaatgaagttgttaagatgtgaattatgattatggttgatgaatttggaagttgtaaatttgttatgaagttgtatgccaaagatttgatgttttgcataagttatgattttggcggaagattgtatatcatgtatatcgagtgtatatcttaaggaaaacgatatgaaatgtttctagaact
Above is a genomic segment from Lycium barbarum isolate Lr01 chromosome 12, ASM1917538v2, whole genome shotgun sequence containing:
- the LOC132621508 gene encoding B2 protein-like, with amino-acid sequence MESMHSYWQFGDELRGQSKVSDDHTWTTAAIKLAEQIRSKGERRNNLDLSKGSAESRSRDYLGLQEDNKWENLNFYMLNFDTKITDNMTKSSVRNGIYNINSVCPKPNVNSLGNMSFSKFNSNHTNEPCSYGNNNNSESINGNNAVDKKFKTLPAAETLPRNEVLGGYIFVCNNDTMQEDLKRQLFGLPPRYRDSVRAITPGLPLFLYNYTTHQLHGIFEATSFGGSNIDPTAWEDKKCKGESRFPAQVRIRVRKIGKPLEEDAFRPVLHHYDGPKFRLELSVPETLDLLDLCEKADV